A part of Methanobacterium sp. genomic DNA contains:
- the cas5 gene encoding CRISPR-associated protein Cas5, which produces MEKITLLEIFQPFAQYRNPFTFYYAQTYPLPPKSTVIGMLQNITERYYEEDFYNIKVSIHGGFESFFWNYQGLIKGTKDGINLMKYNGEIKLWNQGFPLYGSSITSQRSPVFQQELFNGHLYIFLKGKQELIEEIEKSLLNPCKIPYIGRSEDIIFLRGVYSDQDLSFSEKIARKNIWLTQPAYIKLKIKNDKEFPIKTEKFPVYSIPLKVAFKNGENSITNKAEITKSTKRVPEFETVMYTGLDQVIYLKDEVKVENYSIKDKNLTFKIPEEFGWL; this is translated from the coding sequence AAAAATAACCCTTCTTGAGATATTTCAGCCATTTGCACAATATAGAAATCCATTCACCTTTTATTATGCTCAAACATACCCGTTACCTCCTAAATCCACAGTAATTGGCATGTTACAGAACATTACAGAAAGATACTATGAGGAAGATTTCTATAACATCAAAGTAAGTATTCATGGAGGCTTTGAAAGCTTTTTCTGGAACTATCAGGGCTTGATTAAAGGAACTAAAGATGGTATTAATCTTATGAAATATAATGGAGAAATAAAACTGTGGAATCAAGGATTTCCATTATATGGAAGCAGCATAACCTCCCAAAGATCTCCTGTCTTTCAGCAAGAACTATTTAATGGCCATCTTTACATTTTTCTTAAGGGAAAACAGGAATTAATAGAAGAAATTGAAAAATCATTGTTAAATCCTTGTAAAATCCCATATATTGGAAGAAGTGAAGATATAATATTCTTAAGGGGTGTTTATTCTGATCAAGACCTCTCCTTTTCTGAAAAAATAGCAAGAAAAAATATTTGGTTAACCCAACCGGCTTATATTAAACTCAAAATTAAGAATGATAAAGAATTTCCAATTAAAACTGAAAAATTCCCAGTTTACTCTATTCCATTGAAAGTAGCGTTCAAAAATGGGGAAAATTCAATCACTAATAAGGCAGAGATTACCAAATCTACTAAAAGAGTGCCAGAATTTGAAACTGTTATGTATACTGGTTTAGATCAAGTTATTTATCTTAAAGACGAAGTAAAAGTTGAAAATTACAGTATAAAGGATAAAAATTTAACTTTTAAAATACCTGAAGAATTTGGGTGGTTATAA